In the Micromonospora narathiwatensis genome, one interval contains:
- a CDS encoding LemA family protein — protein sequence MGSGVILGLVGGLFCLLVVAVIGWALAAYNRLVRQRNQVQASWAQIDVQLKRRYDLIPNLVETVKGYAAHERGTLESVVSARTGAIQAAGAPGVADRAAAENVLTQALGRLFALAEAYPDLKANQNFAALQGELAHTEDKIAYARQFYNSAVQTFNTTVQSIPTNIIAGVGGFRAMDFFETSDGERVPVQVRF from the coding sequence ATGGGCAGTGGCGTCATTCTGGGCCTGGTCGGCGGGCTGTTCTGCCTGCTCGTGGTGGCCGTGATCGGCTGGGCGCTGGCCGCGTACAACCGGCTGGTGCGCCAGCGCAACCAGGTGCAGGCCTCCTGGGCACAGATCGACGTCCAACTCAAACGCCGGTACGACCTGATCCCCAATCTGGTGGAGACGGTCAAGGGCTACGCGGCGCACGAGCGCGGCACGCTGGAGTCCGTGGTGTCCGCACGCACCGGCGCGATCCAGGCGGCCGGGGCGCCCGGCGTGGCCGACCGCGCCGCTGCCGAGAACGTCCTGACCCAGGCGCTCGGCCGGCTCTTCGCGCTCGCCGAGGCGTACCCGGACCTGAAGGCCAACCAGAACTTCGCGGCCCTGCAGGGCGAGCTGGCGCACACCGAGGACAAGATCGCCTACGCGCGGCAGTTCTACAACAGCGCCGTCCAGACGTTCAACACCACGGTGCAGTCCATTCCCACGAACATCATCGCGGGCGTCGGTGGGTTCCGGGCGATGGACTTCTTCGAGACCTCCGACGGCGAACGCGTCCCCGTCCAGGTTCGCTTCTGA